The following proteins come from a genomic window of Ursus arctos isolate Adak ecotype North America unplaced genomic scaffold, UrsArc2.0 scaffold_12, whole genome shotgun sequence:
- the SAMD13 gene encoding sterile alpha motif domain-containing protein 13 isoform X1: MRGVAEVKEPCSLPMLSVDMENKENGSVGVKNSMENGRPPDPADWAVMDVVNYFRTAGFEEQASAFQEQEIDGKSLLLMTRNDVLTGLQLKLGPALKIYEYHVKPLQTKHLKNNSS; this comes from the exons ATGCGGGGAG TTGCTGAAGTAAAGGAACCCTGCAGCCTTCCCATGCTATCTGTTGACatggaaaacaaggaaaatggcTCTGTCGGTGTAAAAAA TTCCATGGAGAACGGGAGGCCGCCGGATCCTGCAGACTGGGCAGTGATGGATGTCGTCAACTATTTCCGAACAGCAGGATTTGAGGAGCAAGCTAGTGCTTTTCAGGAGCAG GAAATTGATGGAAAATCCCTGCTATTGATGACAAGAAATGACGTGTTGACGGGACTTCAGTTAAAACTGGGGCCTGCCCTGAAAATCTACGAGTATCATGTAAAACCTCTGCAGACAAAGCATCTAAAGAACAATTCTTCATAG
- the SAMD13 gene encoding sterile alpha motif domain-containing protein 13 isoform X2: protein MLSVDMENKENGSVGVKNSMENGRPPDPADWAVMDVVNYFRTAGFEEQASAFQEQEIDGKSLLLMTRNDVLTGLQLKLGPALKIYEYHVKPLQTKHLKNNSS from the exons ATGCTATCTGTTGACatggaaaacaaggaaaatggcTCTGTCGGTGTAAAAAA TTCCATGGAGAACGGGAGGCCGCCGGATCCTGCAGACTGGGCAGTGATGGATGTCGTCAACTATTTCCGAACAGCAGGATTTGAGGAGCAAGCTAGTGCTTTTCAGGAGCAG GAAATTGATGGAAAATCCCTGCTATTGATGACAAGAAATGACGTGTTGACGGGACTTCAGTTAAAACTGGGGCCTGCCCTGAAAATCTACGAGTATCATGTAAAACCTCTGCAGACAAAGCATCTAAAGAACAATTCTTCATAG